A DNA window from Cydia splendana chromosome 24, ilCydSple1.2, whole genome shotgun sequence contains the following coding sequences:
- the LOC134802473 gene encoding sal-like protein 4 has product MRSHTGERPFQCPLCPLAFTVKANLNRHHRTAHLKLHPRIPCSICGRVFTTNSCVRVHINTVHHGQPGPKRDRRKRKKPDSPCTISSLTQ; this is encoded by the exons ATGCGTTCCCACACTGGTGAGAGACCGTTCCAGTGTCCGCTGTGCCCGCTCGCCTTCACCGTGAAGGCCAACCTCAACAGACACCACAGAACG gCGCACTTGAAGCTGCACCCCCGCATCCCGTGCTCGATCTGCGGACGCGTGTTCACCACCAACTCCTGCGTCAGGGTCCACATCAACACGGTACACCACGGCCAGCCCGGGCCCAAGCGGGACCGACGCAAGCGCAAGAAACCTGACTCACCCTGTACCATCTCTAGTCTCACACAATAG
- the LOC134802205 gene encoding zinc finger protein OZF-like: protein MESSALQGAENVFVKAEPCEDVCITEKPSIDELIVKDEPLLDDVCVKDEPSCSDECVKDESLGVSAAAAAAGLYTDHAVKHELVLGPVLVERRVRHAPTASTLLSSAMVSGRRRSCSVRLERLLVDAERRTCRVGRRTYKLHATEPAPTPHVTTTIYQCHHCGKRFRNKSVLEKHIRTHLSLGLSSNSTRENIAVDRQQMSHKDRKHSDKPFKCNHCDYKGTLKKYLLTHLIIHTGEKRFKCRYCDYRSRYRGHLRTHEVIHSDDKPFKCNSCDYKCNQKIYLRNHEMKHTGEKLFQCNYCEYKCNRKTHLRIHEVTHTGEKPFQCNYCEYKCKLKIHLRTHEMTHTGEKPFQCNYCEYKCNRTTHLRTHEMTHTGEKPYQCNYCGYKFNRKTNLRTHEMTHTGEKPFQCNYCEYKCKLKTRLRNHEMTHTGEKPYQCNYCEYKCNRKTHLRTHEMTHTGEKLYQCNYCEYKCNWKTTLRTHEMTHTGENPYQCNYCEYKCKQKIQLRIHLKKH from the exons ATGGAGTCGTCAGCGTTACAGGGCGCAGAGAATGTTTTCGTGAAGGCTGAGCCCTGTGAGGATGTGTGTATAACAGAGAAGCCCTCGATCGACGAATTGATTGTGAAAGATGAACCTTTGCTGGATGACGTGTGTGTTAAAGACGAGCCTTCGTGCTCTGATGAGTGTGTAAAAGACGAGTCGCTCGGTgtgagcgcggcggcggcggcggcggggctgTACACCGACCACGCAGTGAAACATGAGCTCGTGCTCGGTCCCGTGCTAGTGGAGCGGCGCGTGCGCCACGCACCAACAG CGTCCACTCTCCTCTCCTCTGCTATGGTGTCGGGTCGGCGCCGCTCGTGCTCGGTCAGGCTGGAGCGCCTGCTGGTGGACGCGGAGCGGCGCACCTGCCGGGTCGGGCGCCGCACATACAAGCTGCACGCCACCGAGCCCGCACCCACACCCCATGTCACCACCACCATCTATCAATGTCACCATTGTGGCAAACGGTTCAGGAACAAGTCGGTTTTGGAGAAACACATACGCACTCACTTGTCGTTAGGACTGTCGAGTAATTCCACTCGAGAGAACATTGCTGTAGATCGTCAACAAATGTCACACAAGGATAGAAAACATAGCGATAAACCCTTTAAATGTAACCACTGTGATTACAAGGGTACGCTGAAAAAATACTTATTAACTCACTTGATCATTCACACTGGCGAGAAGCGTTTCAAGTGTAGGTACTGTGACTACAGGAGTCGTTATAGAGGACACTTACGAACTCACGAGGTGATACATAGCGATGATAAACCCTTTAAATGTAACTCCTGTGACTACAAGTGCAACCAGAAAATATACTTACGAAATCACGAGATGAAACACACGGGCGAAAAGCTTTTCCAGTGTAATTATTGTGAGTACAAGTGCAATCGGAAAACACATTTACGAATTCACGAGGTGACACACACGGGCGAAAAGCCTTTCCAGTGTAATTATTGCGAATACAAGTGCAAGCTGAAAATACACTTACGAACTCACGAGATGACACACACGGGCGAAAAACCTTTCCAGTGTAATTATTGTGAATACAAGTGCAATCGGACAACACATTTACGAACTCACGAGATGACACACACGGGCGAAAAGCCTTACCAGTGTAATTATTGCGGATACAAGTTCAATCGGAAAACAAATTTACGAACTCACGAGATGACACACACGGGCGAAAAGCCTTTCCAGTGTAATTATTGCGAATACAAGTGCAAGCTGAAAACACGCTTACGAAATCACGAGATGACACACACGGGCGAAAAGCCTTACCAGTGTAATTATTGTGAATACAAGTGCAATCGGAAAACACATTTACGAACTCACGAGATGACACACACGGGCGAAAAGCTTTACCAGTGTAATTATTGCGAATACAAGTGCAATTGGAAAACAACTTTACGAACTCACGAGATGACACACACGGGCGAAAATCCTTACCAGTGTAATTATTGCGAATACAAGTGCAAGCAGAAAATACAATTAAGGATTCACCTAAAGAAACACTAA